Proteins encoded in a region of the Rhodococcus sp. SBT000017 genome:
- the ribD gene encoding bifunctional diaminohydroxyphosphoribosylaminopyrimidine deaminase/5-amino-6-(5-phosphoribosylamino)uracil reductase RibD: MNGQGAALSIADAMALAVEASESARGISSPNPAVGAVVLDASGVVVGIGSTRPPGGPHAEIVALAEAGDRARGGTAVVTLEPCNHTGRTGPCSQALIDAGIAAVVHAVADPNPLASGGGAALRAAGIRVEQGIGETAVRQGPLRAWLHKQRTGRPHVTWKYAATLDGRSAAADGTSQWITGPQARAHVHAERAKLDAIVVGTGTVLADDPRLTARRPDGTLAPHQPVRVVVGSRQIAATAAIRGSDAPTVFLDTHDPAAVLDALNEHTDIQIEGGPTLAGAFLAAGLVDRVVAYVAPAVLGSGPAAVENAGIGTIADAIRFRTETVTMIGNDILIGVVPEGAK, translated from the coding sequence ATGAACGGCCAGGGCGCAGCACTGTCCATCGCGGACGCCATGGCCCTCGCCGTCGAGGCATCCGAGTCCGCGCGGGGCATCAGCAGTCCCAATCCTGCTGTCGGCGCTGTCGTTCTCGATGCCAGTGGCGTCGTCGTCGGTATCGGCTCGACGCGTCCGCCCGGCGGTCCACACGCCGAGATCGTCGCGCTGGCCGAGGCCGGTGACCGCGCGCGCGGCGGCACCGCGGTGGTGACCCTCGAACCCTGCAACCACACCGGCCGCACAGGACCGTGCTCACAGGCCCTGATCGACGCGGGCATCGCCGCGGTCGTGCATGCCGTCGCCGATCCGAATCCGCTCGCATCGGGCGGCGGGGCCGCCCTGCGTGCGGCGGGCATTCGCGTCGAACAGGGGATCGGCGAGACCGCGGTGCGGCAGGGGCCACTGCGCGCCTGGTTGCACAAGCAACGCACCGGTCGGCCGCACGTGACGTGGAAATATGCCGCCACCCTCGACGGACGCAGCGCTGCGGCGGACGGCACGAGTCAGTGGATCACCGGACCGCAGGCCCGGGCGCACGTCCACGCCGAGCGAGCCAAGCTCGACGCCATCGTCGTCGGAACCGGCACCGTGCTGGCCGACGACCCGCGACTGACCGCGCGACGTCCCGACGGAACCCTTGCGCCTCACCAACCCGTGCGCGTCGTCGTCGGATCGCGGCAGATTGCGGCCACTGCGGCAATACGTGGGTCCGACGCACCCACGGTGTTCCTCGACACACACGACCCCGCGGCCGTGCTCGACGCCCTGAACGAGCACACCGACATCCAGATCGAGGGCGGTCCGACGTTGGCCGGCGCATTCCTCGCTGCGGGATTGGTGGACCGCGTCGTGGCGTACGTCGCACCGGCGGTGTTGGGCAGCGGCCCCGCAGCGGTGGAGAATGCGGGCATCGGAACAATTGCCGACGCAATTCGGTTCCGCACGGAGACAGTCACCATGATCGGCAACGACATTCTGATCGGCGTCGTGCCCGAAGGAGCGAAGTAG
- the rpe gene encoding ribulose-phosphate 3-epimerase — protein MVSPMIAPSILSADFARLAAEADAVSGADWLHVDVMDAHFVPNLTLGLPVVESLLKATNIPIDCHLMIEDPARWAPPYAEAGAYNVTFHAEATDDPSAVARDIRAAGAKAGLSVKPGTPIEPYLEILRDFDTLLVMSVEPGFGGQSFMPEVLAKAKAVRALIDSGDLRLIVEIDGGINSDTIEQAAEAGIDCFVAGSAVYNTADPAAAVRDLRDRAARASHHLS, from the coding sequence GTGGTTTCCCCGATGATTGCCCCCTCGATCCTGTCCGCAGATTTCGCGCGTCTGGCTGCCGAAGCCGATGCCGTGTCCGGAGCCGACTGGCTGCACGTCGACGTCATGGACGCGCACTTCGTACCCAACCTCACCCTGGGGCTGCCGGTCGTGGAGAGCTTGCTGAAGGCGACGAACATTCCGATCGACTGCCACCTGATGATCGAGGACCCGGCCCGCTGGGCGCCGCCGTACGCCGAGGCGGGTGCGTACAACGTCACCTTCCACGCCGAGGCAACCGACGACCCGTCCGCCGTCGCACGAGACATCCGGGCCGCGGGAGCCAAAGCCGGACTGTCCGTCAAGCCGGGAACACCCATCGAGCCGTACCTCGAGATCCTGCGCGACTTCGACACGTTGCTGGTGATGAGTGTGGAGCCGGGATTCGGCGGACAGTCGTTCATGCCGGAGGTACTCGCGAAAGCGAAAGCCGTTCGAGCACTTATCGATTCCGGTGATCTGCGACTGATCGTGGAAATCGACGGTGGCATCAACTCCGACACGATCGAGCAGGCCGCAGAGGCGGGAATCGACTGCTTCGTCGCCGGCTCGGCCGTCTACAACACCGCCGATCCCGCAGCTGCTGTGCGCGACCTACGCGACCGAGCCGCCCGCGCATCACACCACCTGTCGTAA
- a CDS encoding MmcQ/YjbR family DNA-binding protein: protein MTTMDSVTAVIAELPEVTESVRYGHPAWSVGKNVFAWIRPFSKADLKRFGDEIPPSGPILAVRTADLNEKEAILAAHPRACFTISHFDGFAAVLVDIDNTEDDELRELIIDGWLVYAPRDVAEAFLAGD from the coding sequence ATGACCACCATGGATTCCGTGACGGCGGTGATCGCCGAGTTGCCCGAGGTCACCGAGAGTGTTCGGTACGGCCATCCGGCGTGGTCGGTGGGCAAGAACGTGTTCGCGTGGATTCGTCCGTTCAGCAAGGCCGATCTGAAGCGGTTCGGCGACGAGATCCCGCCCAGCGGGCCGATCCTCGCCGTCCGCACCGCTGACCTCAACGAGAAGGAAGCCATCCTCGCCGCCCACCCGCGGGCGTGCTTCACCATCTCGCATTTCGACGGGTTCGCTGCCGTTCTGGTCGACATCGACAACACCGAGGACGACGAACTGCGAGAACTGATCATCGACGGTTGGCTGGTCTACGCCCCGAGAGACGTGGCCGAGGCATTCCTGGCCGGCGACTGA
- a CDS encoding RsmB/NOP family class I SAM-dependent RNA methyltransferase, with product MTEPDRPRKRESSPPRKHVKKSPGARGPKGNRPPQGAGPRGVDAIDPARRAARDVLKAVRERDAYANLVLPGLLRERKLDSRDAALATELAYGASRARGVLDAVIAHAAGRPAAEIDGPLLDILRLGSYQLLRTRVAPHAAVATSVDLARSEFGTGKAGFVNAVLRRVSERTAAQWVDELAPETAVDPVGHLAFEYAHPKWIAQAFADALGADAGELAAVLEADDARPSVHLVARPGEISAEELALITGGEEGPYSPYAVLLDGGDPGKIDAVRDGLAGVQDEGSQLVGRALTLAPLVGEDGGRWLDLCAGPGGKAALIGAIAEIDGATVDAVEPTPHRADLVSKTTKDLPVTVYTVDGRASGLDGGYDRVLVDAPCTGLGALRRRPEARWRRQPSDVAALVTLQKELLAAAIELVRPGGVVLYSTCSPHLSETTAVVADAVRRYGVEQLDTRELVPGVPQLGDGTSVQLWPHRHGTDAMFMAALRKPM from the coding sequence ATGACAGAACCCGACAGGCCTCGTAAGCGCGAGTCGAGCCCACCGCGCAAGCACGTCAAGAAGTCGCCGGGAGCTCGCGGCCCGAAGGGAAACCGGCCCCCACAGGGAGCAGGACCCCGCGGCGTCGACGCGATCGACCCGGCCCGCCGTGCCGCCCGGGACGTCCTGAAGGCGGTGCGTGAACGGGATGCCTACGCCAATCTGGTGCTCCCCGGCCTGCTGCGAGAGCGCAAACTGGACTCGCGCGACGCGGCACTGGCCACCGAACTCGCCTACGGTGCGTCCCGGGCGCGTGGTGTGCTCGACGCGGTGATCGCCCATGCTGCCGGTCGGCCTGCCGCCGAGATCGACGGGCCGCTGCTCGACATTCTGCGGCTCGGCTCCTACCAACTGCTCCGCACCCGAGTGGCACCGCACGCGGCCGTCGCCACGTCGGTGGATCTGGCGCGATCCGAATTCGGTACGGGCAAGGCAGGTTTCGTCAATGCGGTGCTACGGCGCGTGTCCGAGCGTACGGCGGCGCAGTGGGTGGACGAGCTCGCGCCCGAGACGGCGGTCGATCCTGTCGGCCATCTCGCTTTCGAGTACGCCCACCCCAAGTGGATCGCGCAGGCCTTCGCCGATGCGCTCGGTGCCGATGCCGGTGAACTCGCTGCGGTGCTCGAGGCCGACGACGCGCGTCCCTCGGTACACCTGGTGGCCCGACCCGGCGAGATCTCCGCGGAAGAGCTGGCGCTGATCACCGGGGGAGAAGAGGGACCCTATTCGCCCTACGCAGTGCTCCTCGACGGCGGAGATCCCGGCAAGATCGACGCCGTCCGGGACGGACTGGCCGGGGTGCAGGACGAAGGCAGTCAACTCGTCGGCCGGGCGCTCACCCTCGCGCCGCTCGTCGGCGAGGACGGTGGCCGGTGGCTGGACCTGTGCGCCGGACCGGGCGGTAAAGCTGCCCTGATCGGTGCCATCGCCGAAATCGACGGTGCCACGGTCGACGCCGTCGAACCGACTCCGCACCGAGCCGACCTGGTGTCCAAGACGACGAAGGATCTCCCGGTGACGGTGTACACCGTCGACGGTCGAGCGTCCGGACTCGACGGCGGCTACGACCGCGTGCTCGTCGACGCGCCGTGCACCGGGCTCGGTGCCCTGCGCCGCAGGCCGGAGGCCCGGTGGCGTCGTCAACCCTCCGATGTGGCGGCACTGGTGACCTTGCAGAAGGAACTTCTGGCCGCGGCGATCGAGCTGGTACGCCCGGGCGGAGTGGTGCTGTATTCGACCTGCTCGCCGCACCTGTCCGAAACCACCGCCGTCGTCGCCGACGCGGTCCGTCGCTACGGCGTCGAACAGCTCGATACCCGCGAGCTGGTTCCCGGAGTGCCGCAACTCGGCGACGGTACGTCGGTGCAACTGTGGCCGCATCGACACGGCACGGATGCAATGTTCATGGCGGCGCTGCGTAAACCGATGTGA
- the fmt gene encoding methionyl-tRNA formyltransferase: protein MRVVFAGTPEPAVPSLQRLLESERHEVIAVVTRPDAAAGRGRKTMRSPVGQLADEHGIPVFTPAKPSDPDFVSQLTELAPDVCPVVAYGALLPQPVLDIPRFGWINLHFSLLPAWRGAAPVQAAIAAGEEITGASTFLLDAGMDTGPVLGVVTERVRATDTTGDLLTRLASSGADLLAATLDAIEDGTASAHPQPEDGISYASKVSVDAARIDWTRSAAFVDRHIRSVTPAPGAWTTIGELRVKIAPVRISEETLAPGRIEVRKSGVHVGTGTTAVVLGDVQPQGKKLMKALDWARGARLDDTAVAR from the coding sequence GTGCGCGTCGTCTTTGCCGGTACACCGGAGCCCGCGGTCCCGTCGCTGCAGCGACTGCTGGAGTCCGAACGCCACGAGGTGATCGCGGTGGTGACCCGCCCCGACGCCGCAGCCGGTAGGGGTCGCAAGACGATGCGGTCGCCGGTCGGGCAGCTGGCCGACGAGCACGGAATACCTGTGTTCACACCCGCGAAGCCCTCGGATCCGGATTTCGTCTCACAGCTGACCGAACTCGCGCCCGACGTGTGTCCGGTCGTTGCATACGGGGCACTGCTGCCGCAGCCGGTGCTCGACATCCCTCGCTTCGGCTGGATCAATCTGCACTTCTCGCTGCTGCCCGCGTGGCGAGGCGCCGCGCCGGTACAGGCCGCCATCGCCGCAGGCGAGGAGATCACCGGTGCCTCCACCTTCCTGCTCGACGCGGGAATGGACACCGGACCGGTCCTCGGCGTCGTCACCGAGCGGGTGCGGGCAACCGATACGACGGGGGACCTGCTCACCCGTCTGGCGTCGAGCGGAGCGGACCTACTGGCCGCCACCCTCGACGCGATCGAGGACGGGACGGCATCCGCGCATCCGCAGCCCGAGGACGGGATCTCCTACGCGAGCAAGGTGAGCGTCGACGCCGCGCGCATCGACTGGACTCGATCGGCAGCATTCGTCGACCGGCACATCAGATCGGTCACCCCCGCACCGGGCGCATGGACGACGATCGGTGAACTCCGCGTCAAGATCGCCCCGGTTCGGATCTCGGAGGAGACGCTCGCTCCGGGCCGGATCGAGGTTCGCAAGTCCGGCGTGCACGTCGGAACAGGCACGACCGCAGTGGTTCTCGGCGATGTTCAACCGCAGGGCAAGAAGCTCATGAAGGCACTCGACTGGGCGCGCGGCGCTCGGCTGGACGATACGGCGGTAGCGCGATGA
- a CDS encoding IS110 family transposase, translated as MIFVGDDWAEDHHDIHVMDADGKRLTSRRLPEGLAGISGFHDVIASYAQAPAEVVVGIETDRGLWVSALAAAGYTVYAVNPLAAARYRDRHHVSGAKSDAGDAKLLADLVRTDRHNHRTIAGDSTSAEAIKVLARGHQNLIWSRNRQTNALRSSLREYYPAALEAFDSLHHGDAVAVLSRAASPAEASHLSAATIRSILKKAGRQRNIESRAEEIRVALRTDHLTAPPPVAAAFAATTRSAVALIAELNRQIVDLEAQLTRHFETHPDAAIYLSLPGIGVILGARVLGEFGDDVARYTNAKSRKNYAGTSPLTVASGKKRAVLARHIRNRRLYDAIDQWAFCALNQSPGARAFYDHHRAAGDLHHQALRALGNRLVGLLHGCLRHHTEYDEHTAWAHRTGQQPAAA; from the coding sequence ATGATTTTTGTTGGAGACGACTGGGCGGAGGATCACCACGACATCCACGTGATGGACGCCGACGGGAAACGGTTGACCTCACGCCGATTACCCGAAGGACTGGCGGGTATCAGTGGGTTTCACGATGTGATTGCCTCGTACGCCCAGGCGCCCGCCGAGGTCGTCGTCGGCATCGAGACCGATCGCGGCTTGTGGGTGTCTGCTCTGGCCGCGGCCGGATACACCGTGTACGCGGTCAATCCGCTCGCTGCTGCGCGCTACCGAGACCGCCACCATGTCTCGGGTGCAAAATCCGACGCCGGCGACGCCAAACTCTTGGCCGACCTCGTGCGCACCGACAGGCACAACCACCGCACCATCGCCGGCGACTCGACCTCGGCCGAGGCGATCAAAGTATTGGCCCGCGGACATCAGAATCTGATCTGGTCCCGTAACCGGCAGACCAACGCGTTGCGCTCGTCCTTGCGCGAGTACTACCCCGCCGCACTCGAGGCCTTCGACAGTCTTCATCACGGCGACGCCGTCGCGGTGCTCTCGCGTGCCGCCTCGCCCGCCGAAGCATCTCACCTGAGCGCAGCGACGATCCGATCGATCCTGAAAAAAGCTGGGAGACAACGCAATATCGAATCACGCGCTGAAGAAATTCGCGTTGCATTGCGTACCGACCATCTCACGGCACCACCTCCTGTTGCCGCTGCGTTCGCCGCCACCACCCGCTCGGCGGTGGCGCTGATCGCGGAGTTGAACCGTCAGATCGTCGACCTCGAAGCCCAACTGACCCGCCATTTTGAAACACACCCGGACGCCGCTATCTACCTCTCCCTGCCAGGAATCGGTGTCATCCTCGGCGCCCGGGTGCTCGGTGAATTCGGCGACGACGTCGCCCGCTACACCAACGCCAAGTCTCGCAAGAATTACGCCGGTACGTCACCCCTGACAGTTGCGTCGGGCAAGAAGCGGGCCGTACTGGCTCGTCATATCCGCAACCGGCGGCTCTACGATGCCATCGACCAGTGGGCGTTCTGCGCCCTCAACCAGAGTCCGGGCGCACGCGCGTTCTACGACCACCACCGCGCTGCCGGAGACCTCCACCACCAAGCGCTCCGCGCACTCGGCAACAGACTTGTCGGGCTCCTGCACGGGTGCCTACGTCACCACACCGAATACGACGAACACACCGCTTGGGCACACCGCACCGGGCAACAACCAGCCGCAGCTTGA
- a CDS encoding PadR family transcriptional regulator — MRGAPFQMWVAQSDDHGPTDDHGPRERGRGRRGHGERSRHGFGPGGFGPNADFGRGRGRGGRGRRGDVRAAILLLLEERPMHGYELIQQIAEKSNGTWKPSPGSIYPALSQLEDEGLVLIDKVAGRKTAALTDEGRTHVEAHRADLGSPWDDVAGSVGVDARDLRALIGQLMGAAGQVAGVGTPKQVEQAADILTEARRSLYRILADDAPTDRDPDDTVDAPDAT; from the coding sequence ATGCGAGGCGCGCCATTTCAGATGTGGGTCGCGCAGAGCGACGATCACGGCCCGACGGACGACCACGGTCCGCGAGAGCGAGGTCGTGGAAGGAGAGGCCACGGCGAACGGAGTAGGCACGGCTTCGGCCCCGGCGGTTTCGGGCCGAATGCAGATTTCGGTCGAGGCCGGGGTCGGGGAGGACGAGGGCGACGCGGGGACGTGCGCGCTGCAATCCTGCTACTGCTCGAGGAACGTCCGATGCACGGATACGAACTGATCCAGCAGATCGCCGAGAAGAGCAACGGCACCTGGAAGCCGAGTCCGGGCTCCATCTACCCGGCCCTGTCGCAACTCGAAGACGAGGGCCTGGTCCTGATCGACAAGGTTGCCGGCCGCAAGACGGCTGCGCTGACCGACGAGGGGCGAACACACGTCGAGGCTCATCGCGCCGACCTGGGGAGCCCTTGGGACGACGTGGCAGGGTCCGTCGGTGTCGACGCCCGGGATCTTCGGGCGCTCATCGGCCAGTTGATGGGCGCAGCCGGTCAGGTCGCCGGAGTCGGCACACCGAAACAGGTGGAGCAGGCCGCCGACATCCTCACCGAAGCACGCAGGTCGCTGTACCGGATCCTTGCCGACGACGCGCCGACCGATCGAGATCCCGACGACACGGTCGACGCCCCCGACGCGACGTGA
- a CDS encoding GGDEF domain-containing protein codes for MAGSTRRRATVVLGCVLAVVLLAGSNVLGQRISVLIDDVAQLAGGITATVVCWRTASRRTGSERQWRVLMAAGMACWSAGMAVWALYRSALDMPLPTASVADVGFFLFPIFAVPALLAFVGLSPRRAAAGARHVWVMSLLDGAVVVGSLFVLSWATVLGAVVHSSESESIEFLVAIMYPITDLVLVAMIVLLAVIPKIASRYRTQLTLLGAGILMMAISDSIYAYLVATGADFMPVLTDSGFIAGTALIALAAAAPTTVDDDPSSLHGSDPSERAYAETVTGERTQLLLPYALMGAIGIVLAILRVQTGELDSTVIVLGVAVVLLSLVRQVITLVQNDNLLRSLSRAQAELTYRAHHDGLTGLLNRSSFDEHLRAAVHDARAGRGRAVLLLIDLDDFKSVNDRFGHGGGDRLLVELARRLDRCVVDGVVARFGGDEFTALVHADLDTGCATAVRIAEAMRTAHEIDGHSVSIGVCVGAVQIGQVDRTPEDDSDVHDSDTSHTSGVDEDELMRLADRAMYKAKHEGKAGIYAYDTAGTLRAVSSGSDQAILGTRPKMVAGEPDPDRLIGPPTRT; via the coding sequence GTGGCCGGATCGACGAGGCGACGCGCGACCGTCGTTCTCGGCTGCGTCCTGGCCGTCGTCCTGCTCGCCGGCTCCAACGTTCTCGGCCAGCGAATTTCGGTTCTGATCGACGACGTCGCACAGCTCGCAGGTGGTATCACCGCGACGGTTGTCTGCTGGCGGACGGCGTCGAGAAGGACGGGCTCCGAACGGCAGTGGCGCGTTCTGATGGCCGCAGGAATGGCGTGCTGGAGTGCAGGCATGGCGGTCTGGGCCTTGTATCGATCCGCTCTCGACATGCCGCTGCCGACCGCATCGGTAGCCGACGTCGGGTTCTTTCTCTTCCCGATCTTCGCCGTGCCCGCATTGCTCGCCTTCGTCGGCCTGTCGCCCCGGCGGGCGGCGGCAGGTGCACGCCATGTCTGGGTGATGTCGTTGCTCGACGGGGCCGTCGTCGTCGGGTCACTCTTCGTTCTCTCCTGGGCCACCGTGCTCGGTGCGGTCGTGCACTCGTCGGAATCCGAGTCCATCGAGTTCCTCGTGGCGATCATGTACCCCATCACCGACCTGGTTCTCGTGGCCATGATCGTGCTGCTCGCCGTGATCCCGAAGATCGCGTCGCGGTACCGAACGCAGCTCACCCTGCTCGGTGCCGGGATCCTGATGATGGCGATATCCGACAGCATCTACGCGTACCTCGTGGCCACCGGTGCGGATTTCATGCCGGTTCTCACCGACAGCGGATTCATCGCAGGCACCGCGCTCATCGCTCTCGCGGCCGCCGCCCCGACAACCGTCGACGACGATCCCTCGTCGCTGCACGGATCGGACCCCTCTGAGCGGGCGTACGCCGAGACCGTCACCGGTGAAAGAACACAGTTGCTGTTGCCGTACGCACTCATGGGTGCCATCGGCATCGTGTTGGCGATACTTCGGGTGCAGACCGGGGAGCTGGACTCCACCGTCATCGTGCTCGGGGTGGCCGTGGTGCTGCTCTCGCTCGTGCGCCAGGTGATCACCCTGGTGCAGAACGACAATCTGCTCCGAAGTCTGTCTCGGGCACAGGCCGAGCTTACGTACCGCGCGCACCATGACGGGCTGACCGGGCTGCTCAACCGGTCGTCGTTCGACGAACACCTGCGAGCGGCGGTGCACGACGCCCGAGCGGGCCGGGGCCGCGCCGTCCTGCTGCTGATCGACCTCGACGACTTCAAGAGCGTCAACGACAGATTCGGCCACGGCGGCGGCGATCGGCTCCTGGTCGAACTCGCACGCCGCCTCGACCGATGCGTGGTCGACGGGGTGGTGGCGCGCTTCGGCGGCGATGAGTTCACCGCCCTGGTTCACGCCGACCTCGATACCGGTTGCGCGACGGCTGTCCGCATCGCCGAGGCGATGCGGACAGCACACGAGATCGACGGCCATTCGGTGTCGATCGGCGTGTGCGTGGGAGCCGTGCAGATCGGTCAGGTCGACCGCACACCCGAGGACGACTCCGACGTCCACGACTCCGACACCTCCCACACCTCCGGCGTCGACGAGGACGAGCTGATGCGGCTCGCCGATCGCGCGATGTACAAGGCCAAACACGAGGGCAAGGCCGGCATCTACGCCTACGACACCGCGGGCACACTCCGCGCGGTGTCGAGCGGTTCCGATCAGGCGATTCTGGGCACCAGACCGAAAATGGTTGCAGGCGAACCAGATCCGGACCGGTTGATCGGGCCACCGACCAGAACGTAG
- a CDS encoding cyclase family protein, with product MKRRQLFRRATTGLAVVIGARLVAPATADALPGTGSAQPPTPAVPLDRLLRIVSLSHINDPALTPIFPGDPEFSLETAFTVADDGFYLQYVKEGEHTGTHWGAPAHFQEGGLTADQLDPEDLFLPAVKIDIRDRAAADADYAVTVADLQNWEAVNGAIPRGAAVILWTGWASRWGTDAYANADADGVTHQPGFSAEAAQWLIDTGRLADRGALGTDTFGPDLGNDDTYPVSVKLYDRRRISLENLTNLESIPATGAYVLVGGPINRSGSGSPATIFGLVPRIA from the coding sequence ATGAAGAGAAGGCAGCTCTTTCGCCGTGCGACAACAGGTTTGGCAGTGGTGATCGGGGCCCGTCTGGTGGCACCCGCCACCGCCGACGCTCTGCCCGGTACCGGCTCGGCGCAGCCGCCGACACCGGCCGTTCCGTTGGACCGACTGCTCCGGATCGTGTCGCTGTCGCACATCAACGATCCGGCGCTCACCCCGATCTTTCCCGGCGATCCCGAATTCTCGCTCGAGACGGCGTTCACCGTCGCCGACGACGGCTTCTACCTCCAGTACGTCAAGGAGGGCGAGCACACCGGCACGCACTGGGGAGCGCCCGCACACTTCCAGGAAGGTGGGCTGACCGCCGACCAGCTCGATCCGGAGGATCTGTTTCTGCCTGCGGTGAAGATCGACATTCGTGATCGGGCGGCCGCCGACGCCGATTACGCCGTGACGGTGGCCGACCTGCAGAACTGGGAAGCAGTCAACGGAGCCATTCCGCGAGGGGCGGCTGTCATTCTGTGGACCGGATGGGCGTCACGCTGGGGGACCGATGCCTACGCCAACGCGGACGCGGACGGTGTGACGCACCAACCCGGGTTCTCCGCGGAGGCGGCGCAGTGGTTGATCGACACGGGCAGGCTCGCCGATAGAGGTGCCCTCGGTACCGACACCTTCGGACCCGATCTGGGGAACGACGACACCTATCCGGTGTCCGTCAAGCTCTACGACCGGCGTCGGATCAGCCTGGAGAACCTGACCAATCTGGAGTCGATTCCGGCCACGGGTGCCTACGTTCTGGTCGGTGGCCCGATCAACCGGTCCGGATCTGGTTCGCCTGCAACCATTTTCGGTCTGGTGCCCAGAATCGCCTGA